One part of the Deinococcus sp. NW-56 genome encodes these proteins:
- a CDS encoding ABC transporter ATP-binding protein yields MTAALDAQGLHGGPGGLIAGLDLHLAPGERVALIGPNGSGKSTLLRLLARQLVPRGGAVSLEGRDLARLGRREAARSLGLLPQAPALPEGVTVRELVARGRFPHRGLLSGGGTSDRDLVEQALRDTGITHLAEREVHGLSGGERQRAWIAMALVQEPRVLLLDEPTTYLDLAHAHEALHLLQRLATERGMTLLMVLHDLSQASRFATRVIALRGGQIVAQGPPAGVITPPFLREVYGLDARVLPDPETGTLLIIPRS; encoded by the coding sequence GTGACGGCGGCGCTGGACGCCCAGGGCCTGCACGGCGGGCCGGGGGGCCTGATCGCGGGGCTGGACCTACACCTCGCCCCCGGGGAGCGGGTCGCCCTGATCGGTCCCAACGGCAGCGGCAAGAGCACGCTGCTGCGGCTGCTCGCCCGGCAACTCGTGCCGCGCGGGGGGGCGGTCTCCCTGGAGGGCCGCGACCTCGCCCGGCTGGGACGGCGGGAGGCGGCCCGCTCGCTGGGGCTGCTTCCCCAGGCCCCGGCCCTGCCCGAAGGCGTGACCGTGCGTGAACTCGTGGCGCGGGGGCGTTTTCCGCACCGGGGGCTGCTGTCGGGGGGCGGAACGAGCGACCGTGACCTCGTCGAACAGGCGCTGCGTGATACCGGGATCACCCACCTCGCGGAGCGGGAGGTTCACGGCCTCTCCGGGGGCGAGCGGCAACGGGCCTGGATCGCGATGGCGCTGGTGCAAGAACCGCGCGTGCTGCTCCTCGACGAACCCACGACCTACCTCGACCTCGCCCACGCGCACGAGGCCCTGCACCTCCTCCAGCGCCTTGCCACCGAGCGCGGCATGACCCTGCTGATGGTGCTGCACGACCTCTCGCAGGCCAGCCGCTTCGCCACGCGGGTGATCGCCCTGCGGGGCGGGCAGATCGTCGCCCAAGGTCCCCCCGCCGGGGTCATCACGCCGCCCTTTCTGCGCGAGGTGTATGGGCTGGACGCCCGCGTTCTC
- a CDS encoding iron ABC transporter permease, giving the protein MLNRSVTVSPTAPGRSPGTFGLWLAGAFAALLAALVLAVTRGSVPVSPAQIVEVLRGGGDDLARTVILDLRLPRALLAAVVGGNLAVAGVLLQSALRNPLGDPHLVGVSAGAGLGAVLAFSFFAGNFAALPLSAFAGALLSAVLVYGLAYREGAQPLRLILAGVALTSLLGAATNALLSVSSAPLPVVMSWLMGGFSGRSWGELQALLPWSVVGLVAALVASRAMNVLALGDELAHGLGLRVERLRLGLLALGAMLAGASVAASGVIGFVGLVVPHVARLTVGAAHERVVPLSWLLGAALLVVADTGARLLLDPTELPVGILTAALGAPYFLHLLRRRA; this is encoded by the coding sequence ATGCTGAACCGGTCCGTCACGGTCTCCCCCACAGCCCCCGGGCGGTCGCCGGGCACCTTCGGGCTGTGGCTGGCCGGGGCCTTCGCCGCGCTGCTCGCCGCGCTGGTGCTGGCGGTCACGCGCGGGTCGGTCCCGGTCTCCCCTGCCCAGATCGTGGAGGTGCTGCGCGGGGGCGGGGACGATCTCGCCCGGACGGTGATTCTGGACCTGCGGCTGCCCCGGGCGCTGCTCGCGGCGGTGGTGGGGGGCAACCTCGCGGTGGCGGGGGTGCTGCTGCAATCGGCCCTGCGCAACCCGCTGGGTGATCCCCACCTCGTCGGGGTGAGCGCGGGGGCGGGCCTGGGGGCGGTGCTGGCCTTCTCCTTTTTCGCGGGGAACTTCGCGGCACTGCCCCTGAGCGCCTTTGCCGGGGCGCTGCTGAGCGCGGTTCTGGTGTACGGGCTGGCCTACCGCGAGGGTGCGCAGCCGCTGCGGCTGATTCTGGCCGGGGTGGCACTGACCAGCCTGCTGGGGGCGGCGACGAACGCCCTGCTCAGCGTGTCAAGTGCTCCGCTTCCGGTCGTGATGTCCTGGCTGATGGGCGGGTTTTCCGGGCGCAGTTGGGGTGAACTTCAGGCCCTGTTGCCCTGGAGCGTGGTGGGCCTCGTGGCCGCGCTGGTCGCCTCGCGGGCGATGAACGTGCTGGCGCTGGGCGACGAACTCGCGCACGGACTGGGACTGCGGGTCGAGCGGCTGCGGCTGGGGCTGCTGGCCCTGGGGGCGATGCTCGCGGGGGCCAGCGTTGCGGCGAGTGGGGTGATCGGCTTCGTGGGGCTGGTCGTGCCGCACGTCGCCCGGCTGACCGTGGGGGCGGCGCACGAGCGGGTCGTCCCTCTGTCGTGGTTGCTGGGGGCGGCGCTGCTCGTCGTGGCCGACACCGGGGCGCGCCTGCTCCTCGACCCGACCGAACTCCCGGTGGGCATCCTCACGGCGGCGCTGGGTGCCCCCTACTTCCTGCACCTGCTGCGGAGGCGGGCGTGA
- a CDS encoding ABC transporter substrate-binding protein, translated as MNTPSRKFLLLTLAALGSAQARTITDDLGRQVTIPDAPKRVAALSPFLVEGVFAVGVTPVARPSSATYPQAALKVPEVGLSYTPNLERLAATRPDVVFVSSLSQRQLIPSLEKLGIPVVAIGSSSVNDVYEMLQRFGTWLGQPGQAARAEKNLRAAVASARAKGGSRPLNVFTLVGTPQSFFGAKRESFTGNLIAALGARNVAKGPDDKRYVGFTPYSFERLLADNPDVIIVIKPTTNQQQQGSVLDDFRRNPLWQKLRAVQSGRVYEIAPEVVLSSPGPRAAEAIGELARFIYQK; from the coding sequence ATGAATACACCGTCTCGCAAGTTCCTTTTGCTGACCCTCGCCGCGCTGGGGTCCGCCCAGGCTCGCACGATCACCGACGACCTCGGCCGTCAGGTCACCATTCCCGACGCGCCCAAGCGGGTGGCGGCGCTCAGCCCGTTTCTGGTCGAGGGCGTGTTCGCGGTCGGGGTGACGCCCGTCGCCCGGCCCAGCAGCGCGACGTACCCCCAGGCGGCCCTGAAGGTGCCCGAGGTGGGCCTGAGCTACACCCCCAACCTCGAACGCCTCGCGGCTACCCGCCCCGACGTGGTGTTCGTCTCCAGCCTGTCGCAGCGCCAGCTCATCCCCAGCCTGGAAAAGCTGGGCATTCCGGTCGTCGCCATCGGCAGCAGCAGCGTGAACGACGTGTACGAGATGCTGCAGCGCTTCGGGACCTGGCTGGGCCAGCCGGGGCAGGCGGCCCGCGCCGAGAAGAACCTGCGGGCGGCGGTGGCCTCGGCCCGCGCCAAGGGCGGGTCGCGGCCCCTGAACGTCTTCACGCTGGTGGGCACGCCCCAGAGCTTTTTCGGGGCCAAGCGGGAGTCCTTTACCGGCAACCTGATCGCGGCGCTGGGCGCACGCAACGTCGCCAAGGGGCCGGACGACAAGCGCTACGTGGGCTTTACCCCCTACTCCTTCGAGCGGCTGCTGGCCGACAACCCGGACGTGATCATCGTGATCAAGCCCACCACCAACCAGCAGCAGCAGGGCAGCGTCCTCGACGACTTCCGGCGCAACCCGCTGTGGCAGAAGCTGCGGGCCGTGCAGTCGGGCCGCGTCTACGAGATCGCCCCCGAGGTGGTGCTCTCCAGCCCCGGCCCCCGCGCCGCCGAGGCGATCGGCGAACTCGCCCGCTTCATCTACCAGAAGTGA